A window of the Lactuca sativa cultivar Salinas chromosome 5, Lsat_Salinas_v11, whole genome shotgun sequence genome harbors these coding sequences:
- the LOC111910036 gene encoding uncharacterized protein LOC111910036, giving the protein MNSEADPVKPYRPPLPFPSRAWPEQLEQEHKNFMKKVKSLLNLVTIILNEQCSAVIMQDILTKMRDLDTLTIPCEFNNSRKTNSLVDSGASINLMPYSFYQKHILLELKITRMTIHMENRYVTQPRGIIEDLLVKIGKFVFLINFVVLDMKEDEKVPIILARPFIKIARAPIDIRDFKLILRVGDEEITFGCDPKSKLSKASSDELFFMDGVDERKYEEEQKEGCDDGSNELLELENLMDEELFN; this is encoded by the coding sequence ATGAATTCTGAAGCTGATCCTGTTAAACCTTATCGACCACCTCTTCCATTTCCATCACGAGCATGGCCTGAACAATTAGAGCAGGAGCACAAAAATTTTATGAAGAAAGTAAAATCCTTACTCAATTTAGTTACAATAATACTCAATGAGCAATGTTCAGCTGTGATTATGCAAGATATTCTAACTAAAATGAGGGATCTAGATACTTTGACAATCCCTTGTGAATTTAACAACTCGAGAAAAACAAATTCACTCGTTGATTCGGGAGCTAGCATAAACTTAATGCCATATTCATTCTACCAAAAGCACATTTTATTGGAGTTGAAGATCACTAGAATGACCATCCATATGGAAAATAGATATGTCACTCAACCTCGTGGAATCATAGAAGATTTGTTGGTGAAAATTGGGAAATTTGTTTTTCTAATTAATTTTGTAGTTTTGGACATGAAGGAGGATGAAAAAGTGCCCATTATCTTGGCAAGACCTTTCATAAAAATAGCTCGAGCACCCATTGATATCCGCGATTTCAAACTTATATTACGAGTGGGGGATGAAGAAATTACCTTTGGATGTGATCCAAAATCCAAACTTTCAAAAGCAAGTAGCGATGAACTTTTCTTCATGGATGGAGTAGATGAGAGGAAGTATGAAGAGGAGCAAAAAGAAGGATGTGATGATGGGTCGAACGAGCTTTTAGAGTTGGAGAATTTGATGGATGAAGAATTATTTAATTAG